The genomic segment TGATTATACTGCTCATAATCTTGAGGAAAGAAAACAGTGGTTTGATGAAAAGAAAAAAGATGGATGCCCACTATTGGTGTTTGAAAAAGATGACAAAGTTGTAGGATTTGCTACATACGGATCGTTTAGAACTTATCCAGCCTTTAAGTACACAATAGAACATTCTGTATATGTTCATAAAGACTGTAGAAATTTAGGAATTGGAAAGATATTGTTAAAGGAATTAATTGATGCTGCTAATAGAGATGAGTACGCAACTATGGTTGCTTGTATTGATAGTTTAAATGAGGGTAGTATCAAAATTCATGAGAAATTCGGGTTTAAATACTCTGGCACAGTAACTAAAGCAGGCTATAAATTTGGTAAATGGTTGGACTTAGTTTTTTATCAACTAGATCTAACAGGTCCTAAGCATCCAATAGAAATATAATGATTTCTATATGTATAGATCAACTTTAAAACTAAATTTATGTGGCAACTTACCGAAATCGCAAATATTTTGTTCCGAAAAGCTATGAAAATATCGCTGGAAATTCTAAGTTGCAGGTTTCACCACTTTAGCATGCTCCAACTTTCAGTGTGACAAGCTAAAGTGGAACAACCTACAACTAAGAATCTTAGCAGCTCATTTTCAAATGTTTTCTACACAAATATATTTATGATTTCTAGTTAAGATAATCATTTATATATAGTAAGTATGGGAATATTTCTATGTAATAAGTCTAATTTACAGTTTGGATATCTATATTAAGTATTATATTCTTGAAATAAATACAAGTATTTTTAATAATAATAAAGCACCACCAGATGTCATAATTTATAACATCTGGTGGTGCTTTTTCACTTTTCTATTCTGCTGAATCCATTTCACTACGCATTGAAGTATTAAATATCAATGAAGTAAGCATTGCACCTATTAGAAAAAGTATGCCTGCTGAGATGTAGAGGATAGTAAGGGAAAATTGGCTTTTAAGCCAGCCTGTAATTGACATTGTAATAACC from the Clostridium beijerinckii genome contains:
- a CDS encoding GNAT family N-acetyltransferase, which gives rise to MIREATEKDLADILEIYNDAILNTTAIYDYTAHNLEERKQWFDEKKKDGCPLLVFEKDDKVVGFATYGSFRTYPAFKYTIEHSVYVHKDCRNLGIGKILLKELIDAANRDEYATMVACIDSLNEGSIKIHEKFGFKYSGTVTKAGYKFGKWLDLVFYQLDLTGPKHPIEI